From one Drosophila subpulchrella strain 33 F10 #4 breed RU33 chromosome 3L, RU_Dsub_v1.1 Primary Assembly, whole genome shotgun sequence genomic stretch:
- the LOC119553806 gene encoding coiled-coil domain-containing protein 181, translating to MCPQLAEMGEREPESDEDCEVYFLKPVNEYNIVDRIKEANKELFAPDGEASNGNGKVTKVKFALNLEDYEPSDQQKDPSPSPPDELLEQLTQLKLKPIAEEEPPAAAPEVPKVVEEPPPAEEPEVEEVEEEICEEILDISEVPPQEPAVPETIPIEDEDEDEDDFSGVDEADLDDDSPAKDSPTPASQLRQSTFDQDDSDQKSLTNLLTESDCEEEERTLNEARQKLRDAYKNLYKTLDSKQQATIDRLTGAEVEVPLPAPMAAPAEAAADEEDDLSIIVASYIPNDFELNEQSIYYKKEESDDVKGSCTTCPKATSKTFFSSRSFSFRRRSKPTPTLSSAASTTSPSIRMNYKICCEHRHSIQGKLPRYTGYMSEYGLTAQQLQRRDQQLRRKQRFSMEQTINRNEQELKKMQDNERAFTTWLKNKMRYPINKTRNMFDAHKRRGSVAAAGSPRQHHPQAHPNLHQEQEQRGGRRRRRHDSGEVEVHAFRHLLGSWNK from the exons ATGTGCCCGCAGCTGGCAGAGATGGGCGAACGCGAGCCGGAGTCGGACGAGGACTGCGAGGTGTATT TCCTGAAGCCAGTCAACGAGTACAACATTGTGGATAGGATCAAGGAGGCCAACAAGGAGCTCTTCGCGCCGGATGGCGAGGCTTCGAATGGCAACGGCAAGGTGACCAAGGTGAAGTTCGCCCTCAATCTGGAGGATTATGAGCCCTCGGATCAGCAGAAGGACCCGAGCCCCAGTCCGCCGGATGAGTTGCTGGAGCAGTTGACGCAGCTGAAGCTGAAGCCCATTGCAGAGGAGGAgccaccagcagcagctccAGAAGTGCCCAAGGTGGTAGAGGAGCCACCCCCGGCGGAGGAACCAGAAGTAgaggaggtggaggaggagaTATGCGAGGAAATCCTGGACATAAGTGAGGTTCCCCCACAAGAGCCTGCGGTCCCAGAAACCATTCCCATAGAGGATGAGGACGAGGACGAAGACGACTTCTCCGGCGTGGATGAGGCAGATCTGGATGATGATTCTCCCGCAAAGGATTCCCCCACTCCCGCCTCCCAACTGAGGCAGAGCACCTTCGACCAGGATGACTCCGATCAGAAGAGCCTAACCAATCTGCTAACAGAGTCCGATtgcgaggaggaggagcgcACTTTGAACGAGGCTCGTCAGAAGTTGAGGGACGCCTACAAGAATCTGTACAAAACGCTAGATTCCAAGCAGCAGGCCACCATCGACAGGTTGACGGGAGCAGAGGTTGAAGTTCCACTTCCGGCGCCTATGGCTGCTCCAGCCGAAGCCGCCGCtgacgaggaggatgacctgtCCATCATCGTGGCCAGTTATATTCCCAATGACTTCGAGCTCAACGAGCAGAGCATTTACTACAAGAAGGAGGAGTCCGATGACGTCAAGGGATCCTGCACCACATGTCCCAAGGCTACATCCAAAACCTTCTTTTCCTCGCGCAGCTTCAGCTTTCGACGTCGCTCCAAACCCACGCCGACGCTATCCTCTGCTGCCTCTACGACATCGCCCTCCATCCGGATGAACTACAAGATATGCTGCGAGCACCGGCATTCGATTCAGGGCAAGTTACCCCGGTACACGGGCTACATGTCCGAGTACGGGCTGACTGCCCAGCAACTTCAGCGCCGGGATCAGCAGCTGCGGCGGAAGCAGCGCTTCTCCATGGAGCAGACCATCAACCGCAACGAGCAGGAGCTGAAGAAGATGCAGGACAACGAGCGGGCCTTCACCACCTGGCTGAAGAACAAGATGCGCTATCCGATCAACAAGACGCGCAACATGTTTGATGCGCACAAGAGGCGGGGCAGTGTGGCCGCCGCCGGAAGTCCCCGCCAGCACCATCCGCAAGCGCATCCAAATCTTCACCAGGAGCAAGAGCAGCGCGGAGGACGTCGGAGGCGTCGACACGACAGCGGGGAGGTGGAGGTGCACGCCTTTCGACACCTCCTTGGCAGCTGGAACAAGTAG